Sequence from the Candidatus Acidiferrales bacterium genome:
TGACCCAATACCTGGGCCAGGTGCTCACCGGCCGCAGCGGCCTGTGGACTCGAGAGGAGTTTCGGGAGAATCTCGCGCACCTGGCCGCCTACCTCGATCACCGCCCCGGGCGCACTTGGCGGTCGCTGGCCGACACCGCTGTCGCCGCGCAAATCCTCTACGGGGCTCCAAGGGAATGGACCGCTTGGCGGCGCGGCGTTGATTTTTACGACGAAAGCGTGCTGATCTGGCTCGAGGCCGACGTAATCATCCGGCGCCAAAGCCAGGGCCGGCGGTCGCTTGACGACTTCTGCCGGCTGTTCCTTGGCGGCCAAAGCGGCCCGCCCGAGGTCAAGCCCTACACGTTTGAGGATCTCGTAGCTGCGTTGAATGAGGTCGCACCCTATGACTGGCGGGCATTTTTCAACGCCCGGCTGAACTCCACCGCCGCCCGCGCCCCGCTGGAAGGTCTCGAAGGAAGCGGATGGCGGCTGATCTATACCGCGACACCGAACGACCTGCTGCAAGCCGCCGAGAAAGAGCAAGACTTCATCGACCTGAGCCACTCGATGGGACTGGTGCTGAAACACCAAGAGGGTGACGCAGAGAACGGCAGGATCAATGACGCCATCCCGGGGATGGCTGCGGCGCAAGCCGGTATCGGTCCGGGGATGAAACTGGTCGCCGTGAACGGCCGCGCCTGGTCGCCTGAGCTGCTCCGCGAAGCGCTGCGGGCCGCCAAGACCACGCCCGAACCGCTCGAGCTACTGATGGAAAATGCGGGGTTCTATAAGACCTACTTCCTGAACTATCAGGATGGCGAAAGATATCCGCACCTCGAACGTGACTCCACGCGGCCCGACCTGCTCGGAGAAATTATCAGACCACGCGCGGCGCGGCCCGCTCCCCAGGCCTCGGAAAAGCCGCAGTCGTAATCACCCCGGCAGCCAGAGCTAGGTGCGGAGACATCGTCGCCGCGGCATAGCCCCTTTGCCCCTTCGAGTCCCAACCCATGCCATAAGGGAAACGGTCTGACCAAGCGCGATTTCATGGTAAGTCTTTGATAATTAAGGCGATAATAGTTCTCTTTTCAGTGGAAAAGAGTCGCCCGGTGTGCTACAAAAGGAGGTGCTGCAGCGTCGTTCACGCCGGGTCGGGACCAATCATCCGGTTGCGGGCCTTCATCTGGGGAGAGGACCTCTGATTTCCTACCTGCCTGAGGGGTGAGTTTTTTCCGGTTGGGCGGGCAGAGGGGTTCGAGAGAAAGTCATGGTTCGAGACGGCCGCCACATCAAGAAGGAAACGCTACCGAACGGCCTGGTCGTCATCACCGAGGCCATGCCGCAGGTACGTTCGGTTTCCCTCGGCATTTGGGTGCAGACCGGTTCGCGGCGGGAGCCCCCGGAGTGGAATGGGATCTCTCACTTCATCGAACACATGCTCTTCAAGGGGACGCGTCGCCGCACGGCGGAAGACATCGCGCGGTCGGTGGATTCGATCGGCGGCATGCTGGATGCCTTCACCGCGAAGGAACTCGTCTGTTTCAGTACCCGCGTGCTGGACGAGCACCTGCCCATCGCTTTCGACGTGCTTTCCGACATGATGCTCGAGCCGCTCTTCCGGGAGGAGGATATCCGCCGGGAACGCGGCGTCATCCTGGAAGAAATCAAGATGGACGAGGACAACCCCGATTACCTCGTCTATGAGCTTTTCACGCAAAATTTCTGGCGCGACCATGCCCTGGGCAAACCGATCCTCGGAACGCCTACCACCGTCAAACGGTTCGATCACGAAAACATTGCTCGCTTCTTTGGCCACTGGTACGCCCCGAATAACATGGTTATCACGGCGGCCGGCAACCTCCAACACCAACAGGTGGTGGATCTGGTCGAGAAGGCATTCGGCAGAATCAAACCGGCCAAGGACGGTCTCGAAGATCCCGTCCCGCGATCGCACGCCTTCATCAGCACGCGCACCAAGAAAGAGCTCGAGCAGGTGCATATTTGCCTGGGCGTGCCGAGCTACCCGATGGCCCACGAGCGGCGGTTCGCCTGCGCGGTAATGAACACGATTTTGGGCGGCGGGATGAGTTCGCGGCTGTTCCAGAACATCCGCGAACGGCAGGGGCTGGCCTACGCCGTCTTTTCCGAACTGAACCCCTACCGCGATACCGGTTGCCTGTCGGTCTATGCCGGCACGGCGCTCGAAACGGCTCACAAGGTCGTCCGCTCGGTGCTCGATGAGTTCAAGAAGCTCAAGAGCGAGCCGGTGACCGAAGAGGAATTGCGCCGCGCCAAGGACCACCTGAAGGGCTCGCTGATGCTCTCGCTCGAATCCACCAACGCCCGCATGTCCAACCTGGCCCGCCAGGAGATGTACTTCGGCCGCTTCTTTTCCCTCGATGAGATTATCCACTCGATTGAAAAGGTGACGGCGGAAGAGATTCGCGTCATCGGCTCGGAGTTTTTCCTCCCTGACCACATCGGGCTCACCGTCGTCGGAAACCTCGACGGCTTCAAAATCAGCCGCGACGAGCTGGAGTGCTGAGGCAGCAAGCCGGAGGCAAGGAAGCAAGGTGGTTCTCCAGCACACGTAAAATGAGTGGCTTTTTCCCTGCCTCCTTGCTTCTCTGCTTCCTTTTTTGTCCCATTGACGGCTGGCCTGCACTCTGATAAATCAACCCAAACGACCTGAGCGGGGTGTTACACGTCGCTTCGCCTGTCCATTCTGGCCAGCGGTTCTTCCGGCAATGCAGCCGTTCTGGCCACGGCCAAAACGAAGATTTTGGTGGACGCGGGCATCTCCAAGCGCGAGACGCTCCGGCGAATGCACGCCATCGGGGAAACGCCGGAGGGCATCCGCTCCATTCTTGTTTCCCACGAGCACACCGACCATGTTGCGGGATTGGCGCAGCTTGCCGAGGAATGGAAGGCAACGGTCTATATCACGGAGGCGACGTACACCGGCTTGCAGAGGAGTGCCGGGGTTCAACCCATTCGGGGTGAACCTGGACTGCTTGCCGGACTAAAGTCCAGCGCTACGGGTCGTTGCGAGCTTCCCCGCGTTGAATATTTTCGTGCCGGGCACCGGTTTTCGATCGGGGATATCGAGATCCATCCCTTCTCGATTCCGCATGACGCGCTCGACCCGGTGGCGTTCGCGTTTCGCGCCGCGGGACTGAAGGCCGGCATCGTCACCGACCTCGGCTACCTGCCCGGAATGGTGAAGCAGCACGTGCGCGAGTGCGATTGCCTGGTGCTCGAATCGAACCACGACCTTGATATGCTCAAGGTGGGCCCGTATCCGTGGTTTTTGAAGCAGCGGTTGATGAGCCGCCTCGGCCATCTTTCAAACCACAGCGTGGCGGAATTCCTGGCCGAGGACTTCGACGGCTTCGGCCGCCATCTCGTTCTGGCCCATCTATCGGAGAACAACAACCACCCGGAGATTGCCCGCATGACGGCGCTCGAAGCGCTCGAACGCCGTGGTCAGGCCTTTGCTGGAGAACTGTCTGTCGCCCCACGACGCACCCCCCTAGCCACGATCCAGTTGTAGCCGGCCCGCCTCCGAGCTGCATTCTTCCCGCTCCTGGAGCACGATTCGCGGCCTTTCCGCCATCGGAACATTCGGCTATGATAACGACGTGATTGCACGCTATACGCGGCCGGAGATGGGCCGCATCTGGAGCGAGGAAAACAAGCTGGCGGCGTGGCTCAAGGTGGAAATCGCCACCGCTGAAGCTCAGGCCGAAGCCGGCATCATTCCCGCAGAAGCTGCCCGCGCCATCGCCACCGGGGCGCGGGTTGATCCGAAAAGAGTTGCTGAACTCGAAGCGCGCGTCAAACACGACGTCGTCGCGTTCACGATGGCCGTGAGCGAGACCGTCGGTCCGGAAGCGCGCTGGCTCCATTACGGGCTGACCTCGAACGACATCCTGGACACGGCTCAGGCGCTCCAGGTGGCGGAAGCTTGTGAACTTCTCCTCGCCGGTCTTGGCAAGCTGAGTGACGTCCTCCGCCGGCGCGCCTACGAATTCAAGGACACGGTGATGGTCGGCCGAACGCACGGCGTCCATGCCGAACCCATCACCTTTGGCCTGAAGCTCGCCAACTGGTATGCCGAATCGCTGCGCAACCGCCGGCGGCTCGAGCAGGCTGCCGAGCAGATGCGGGTGGGAAAAATCTCCGGGGCGGTCGGCACCTTCGGCCACCTGCCGCCGGAGCTCGAGCAGCGCATCTGCCATAAATTGGGTCTGACGCCGGCAGCGATTTCTTCGCAGGTTTTGCAGC
This genomic interval carries:
- a CDS encoding MBL fold metallo-hydrolase, whose product is MASGSSGNAAVLATAKTKILVDAGISKRETLRRMHAIGETPEGIRSILVSHEHTDHVAGLAQLAEEWKATVYITEATYTGLQRSAGVQPIRGEPGLLAGLKSSATGRCELPRVEYFRAGHRFSIGDIEIHPFSIPHDALDPVAFAFRAAGLKAGIVTDLGYLPGMVKQHVRECDCLVLESNHDLDMLKVGPYPWFLKQRLMSRLGHLSNHSVAEFLAEDFDGFGRHLVLAHLSENNNHPEIARMTALEALERRGQAFAGELSVAPRRTPLATIQL
- a CDS encoding pitrilysin family protein, with the translated sequence MVRDGRHIKKETLPNGLVVITEAMPQVRSVSLGIWVQTGSRREPPEWNGISHFIEHMLFKGTRRRTAEDIARSVDSIGGMLDAFTAKELVCFSTRVLDEHLPIAFDVLSDMMLEPLFREEDIRRERGVILEEIKMDEDNPDYLVYELFTQNFWRDHALGKPILGTPTTVKRFDHENIARFFGHWYAPNNMVITAAGNLQHQQVVDLVEKAFGRIKPAKDGLEDPVPRSHAFISTRTKKELEQVHICLGVPSYPMAHERRFACAVMNTILGGGMSSRLFQNIRERQGLAYAVFSELNPYRDTGCLSVYAGTALETAHKVVRSVLDEFKKLKSEPVTEEELRRAKDHLKGSLMLSLESTNARMSNLARQEMYFGRFFSLDEIIHSIEKVTAEEIRVIGSEFFLPDHIGLTVVGNLDGFKISRDELEC